A genomic region of Methanothermobacter thermautotrophicus str. Delta H contains the following coding sequences:
- a CDS encoding putative RNA uridine N3 methyltransferase — protein sequence MNRVDLSIFIPDSLTAETGDLKIKTYKVVLIARAASIFGVKRIVIYHDDADGEARFIRDILTYMDTPQYLRRKVFPIMRELKHVGILPPLRTPHHPTGKPVTGEYRQGLTVKRVKKGTLVDIGADKLALCREKLTVNRIMSFRVVRLGKEILIEPDEPEDRYWGYEVLDTRRNLAESLKTVGADVVVATSRNASPITSILDEVKTRMRGAREAAILFGGPYKGLPEIDADIWVNTLPGQCTETVRTEEAVLATLSVFNMLTQIDEKDE from the coding sequence ATGAATAGAGTAGATTTGTCCATATTTATCCCGGATTCACTGACGGCTGAGACAGGGGATCTCAAAATAAAGACCTACAAGGTGGTTCTCATCGCACGGGCCGCTTCGATATTCGGGGTTAAGCGTATAGTGATCTATCACGATGATGCAGATGGAGAGGCAAGGTTTATTAGGGATATCCTGACTTATATGGATACACCTCAATACCTTCGCAGGAAGGTTTTCCCGATAATGAGGGAGTTGAAACATGTGGGGATACTCCCACCTCTGAGAACTCCCCATCACCCAACCGGAAAACCCGTTACTGGTGAATACAGGCAGGGACTGACAGTTAAAAGGGTAAAGAAAGGAACTCTTGTGGATATTGGCGCAGATAAACTTGCACTGTGCAGGGAAAAACTGACAGTAAATAGGATAATGAGTTTCAGGGTTGTCAGGTTGGGTAAGGAAATACTGATAGAGCCCGATGAACCAGAAGATAGATACTGGGGATACGAGGTACTGGATACCCGGAGAAACCTCGCAGAGAGCCTTAAAACAGTAGGTGCCGATGTTGTCGTGGCAACATCCAGGAATGCTTCGCCCATTACTTCTATTCTGGATGAAGTAAAAACGAGGATGAGGGGGGCCCGCGAGGCGGCCATCCTCTTTGGCGGTCCTTACAAGGGATTACCAGAGATCGACGCGGATATATGGGTTAACACCCTTCCAGGTCAGTGTACTGAAACTGTAAGGACTGAAGAGGCTGTTTTAGCTACTCTTTCAGTATTTAACATGCTAACTCAGATTGATGAAAAAGATGAATGA